A stretch of Flavobacteriales bacterium DNA encodes these proteins:
- a CDS encoding succinate dehydrogenase cytochrome b subunit codes for MARSAILGSSLAKKYWMALTGLFLSVFLIAHLAGNLQLLDMSPEGQLKFNAYAKFMTTFPVVKAVSYLLYFSILFHAFDGILLAIQNRKARPVRYAKENAGSNRSWASSNMALLGTLILVFLVIHMKGFWYEMHWGALGLDADGNKDLYAVVAAAFSELWYVALYVVSMAVLAFHLLHGFQSSFQSLGLNHPRYTPVIKNVGVFFGVVVPILFALIPVWMFVNR; via the coding sequence ATGGCACGATCAGCGATCCTTGGTTCCTCACTCGCGAAGAAGTACTGGATGGCCCTCACGGGCCTTTTCCTTTCCGTTTTCCTGATCGCACACCTCGCGGGCAACCTCCAGTTGTTGGACATGAGCCCGGAGGGCCAGTTGAAGTTCAACGCCTACGCCAAGTTCATGACCACCTTCCCGGTGGTGAAGGCCGTGAGCTACCTGCTCTATTTCAGCATCCTCTTCCACGCCTTCGACGGCATCCTGCTCGCGATCCAGAACCGAAAGGCGCGCCCGGTGCGTTACGCGAAGGAGAACGCCGGTTCTAACCGCAGCTGGGCCAGCAGCAACATGGCCCTGCTGGGCACACTGATCCTTGTCTTCCTGGTCATCCACATGAAGGGCTTCTGGTACGAGATGCACTGGGGCGCCCTTGGCCTCGATGCCGATGGCAACAAGGACCTCTACGCCGTGGTCGCGGCAGCTTTCTCCGAGTTGTGGTACGTCGCGCTCTACGTGGTGTCCATGGCGGTGCTCGCTTTCCACCTGCTCCACGGCTTCCAGAGCAGCTTCCAGAGCCTTGGCCTCAACCATCCGCGCTACACGCCCGTGATAAAGAACGTGGGCGTGTTCTTCGGCGTGGTGGTCCCGATCCTCTTCGCGCTGATACCAGTTTGGATGTTCGTTAATCGCTAG